In Flavobacteriales bacterium, one genomic interval encodes:
- the ruvA gene encoding Holliday junction branch migration protein RuvA encodes MIDSLNGELLEKAQDHVVIDCHGVGYLVHVPASTLAALEKGVKQRLHVHYSVSVDVRSGSSEHRLFGFAHRDERQLFRRLIDVQGVSATIGMTILGGLSAADIHTAILTGNEAAFKHIKGIGPKLAQRIIQELQGKLANVALPTGGVVRSGGNTLHTEALSALISLGLDRMKAERALQTVLKNTKGDTPTVEELIKLTLKNL; translated from the coding sequence ATGATCGATAGCCTGAACGGTGAACTATTGGAAAAAGCGCAGGATCACGTCGTGATCGACTGCCATGGCGTTGGCTATCTCGTTCATGTGCCCGCATCCACGTTAGCTGCTTTGGAGAAAGGCGTTAAGCAACGTCTTCATGTCCATTATTCCGTTTCAGTGGATGTTCGGTCCGGATCCAGTGAACATCGGTTGTTCGGTTTTGCACATCGGGATGAACGTCAATTATTCCGTCGATTGATCGATGTCCAGGGTGTTAGTGCGACCATCGGCATGACCATTCTTGGTGGCCTTTCTGCGGCGGATATACATACTGCTATCCTTACCGGTAATGAGGCAGCATTCAAACATATCAAGGGCATTGGACCAAAATTAGCACAGCGTATCATCCAAGAGCTTCAAGGGAAATTGGCCAATGTGGCGTTGCCGACCGGCGGTGTTGTTCGATCCGGAGGCAATACCTTGCACACCGAAGCGTTATCGGCACTGATCTCTTTAGGGTTGGACCGCATGAAAGCTGAACGTGCATTACAGACCGTGCTCAAGAATACAAAGGGTGATACGCCCACAGTTGAGGAATTGATCAAGCTTACCCTGAAGAATCTTTGA
- a CDS encoding TlpA family protein disulfide reductase, with protein sequence MKNILAAIALFTFSLTALAQGKVPSVNLQDLAGKKVDTKTFSNDGKPMIINFWATWCAPCKRELAAIAEVYDDWQAETGVKLIAISIDDARSMARVAPYINGQAWEYEVYLDPNGDFKRALNVNNIPHTFLVDGSGNIVYQHNNYEPGDENELYSKVLEMKGKK encoded by the coding sequence ATGAAAAACATTCTTGCCGCAATTGCCCTTTTTACATTTTCCCTTACCGCCTTGGCACAAGGGAAAGTTCCTTCCGTAAACCTACAGGACCTAGCGGGGAAAAAAGTGGATACGAAGACCTTCAGTAATGATGGCAAGCCAATGATCATCAATTTCTGGGCTACGTGGTGTGCGCCCTGCAAACGTGAATTGGCGGCGATCGCTGAAGTATACGATGATTGGCAAGCGGAGACCGGCGTTAAACTGATCGCTATTTCCATTGATGATGCCCGAAGCATGGCACGCGTTGCGCCCTATATCAACGGCCAGGCATGGGAATACGAGGTTTATCTGGACCCCAACGGTGATTTCAAACGTGCATTGAACGTGAATAATATTCCACATACCTTTCTTGTTGACGGTAGCGGAAACATTGTTTACCAGCACAATAACTATGAGCCGGGCGACGAAAATGAATTGTACAGTAAGGTGCTCGAAATGAAAGGCAAGAAATAG
- a CDS encoding NAD-dependent deacylase, producing MHKKRISVLSGAGISAESGLRTFRNSDGLWEEYRIEDVATPQAFAKDPALVLRFYDARRKQVIAAEPNAAHLSIAQLENDFHVDIITQNIDDLHERAGSSHVLHLHGEILLARSSVDTNYIVPIEGDSIPFGALCPMGSQLRPHIVWFGEEVPMIPIAAELVEQADVLVVIGTSLNVYPAAGLIHYASPACKVHVIDPNSVSVQRQGVSYRNEKASLGMPKLASELKALLTNGQ from the coding sequence ATGCACAAAAAACGGATCTCGGTGCTCAGTGGAGCGGGAATTAGTGCCGAGAGTGGGCTACGCACATTCCGTAATAGTGATGGACTCTGGGAGGAATACCGAATAGAGGATGTTGCAACACCACAGGCATTCGCAAAGGACCCTGCTTTGGTGCTTCGATTCTATGATGCACGACGCAAACAGGTGATCGCTGCGGAACCCAATGCGGCACACCTGTCCATTGCTCAACTGGAGAACGATTTCCACGTTGACATCATCACGCAGAACATCGATGACCTCCATGAGCGTGCCGGTAGTTCTCATGTACTTCATCTGCATGGCGAGATCCTTTTAGCACGGAGCAGTGTGGATACCAATTACATTGTTCCGATCGAAGGTGATTCTATTCCGTTCGGTGCTCTTTGCCCCATGGGATCCCAACTAAGACCACACATCGTCTGGTTCGGTGAGGAAGTGCCGATGATCCCGATCGCTGCTGAACTTGTGGAACAGGCCGATGTATTGGTCGTTATAGGAACCTCTCTGAACGTATACCCGGCGGCTGGGCTGATCCATTATGCATCACCGGCTTGCAAGGTCCACGTTATTGACCCCAATTCCGTATCCGTTCAACGACAAGGGGTTAGCTATAGGAACGAAAAAGCCAGCTTAGGCATGCCCAAGCTGGCTTCTGAATTAAAGGCTCTTTTGACGAACGGTCAGTGA
- the sprA gene encoding cell surface protein SprA produces MRRTANRTLVLVAKLLLVLVLYCFSSEGHARDLFMTVMVLQVDSPEVELPWPISDPLAPGEPPGGGINLEDPENITEEVVYDPITGQYVVRSMVGGGDGFNYRPPMSMSLEEYLNYDMERSMDNYWLDRVEQDSESAQKSLLPNINIKGKAFDRIFGGNTISIKPRGSAEVIFGLNISKTENPRIPVNQRRITTFNFDQRIQLNLVGNIGDKLKINTNYNTQATFDFENQVKLDYTGYEDEIIQKIEAGNVSLPLQGTLITGSQSLFGLKAQLRFGRLTATGIFSQEKGQRRSVQTQGGAQTTNFDIKADEYEGNKHYFLSHYFRGQYEQAMRTLPTVNSGVQITRIEVWVTNTRQDFQQNRNIVAFTDLGEDATQASMDNGRFSVDLPPGLVMDGPGIEASNAQNSLYATVSGNAGIRSFVNASAALQGLGLVAARHFEKVESARLLMPSEFNMNERLGFISLNQSLNNDEVLAVAYQYTFQGQTFQVGEFSTDGISPPEALMLRLLKATITNPRIPLWDLMMKNVYSLGAFQVNRDNFRLDLIYNNPTTGVDINYIPRAPLDQIPLLQAVGMDRLDPNNAPNPDGWFDFVDGAATTGGTIQSQNGRIYFPVLEPFGSYLDKQLIGPDPNAPIQPLEIRQTIVFQPLYDSTKVAAGNLPALNRFKLKGSYRSASSDVISLNSVNIPQGSVTVTAGGVRLVENQDYTVDYNLGRVRILNQGILESGTPVDVALESNSLFSIQTKTLLGARLDYKVNKDLTIGGTVMNLYERPLTQKVNVGDEPISNTVFGLDANWNTKSQFITTLVDKLPFYATKEESSISASVEGAYLLPGHSKAIGASGTSYIDDFEGSVSTIDLRTQSLWFHSAIPQGLPDVFLNGDLVDDPSSGFRRAQIAWYVIDPLFFRNNNLTPPNINSTIQSDNRMRQVLEQEVFPNRQLPAGTPANIPVLDLSYYPDERGPYNYTTNLTADGELFQPEENWAAITRRITTTDFETSNIETIQFWVMDPFYNASNSAGEPATNVNSQNSTGGDLYIDLGNLSEDVLRDGRKSFENGLPKNLTDLAQETDETAWGVVPTTQSVVNAFAIVESNSNKYQDVGLDGLASTQLDLAGRSESTFFSSYINSIGTVVTNTGARNQIQNDPSNDDYRFFRGNDYDNSGADILQRYKRFNAPEGNSVTDEDSPEDYPTQQTTLPSTEDINQDQNLTESESYFHYKVSMRPQDMVVGQNFITDRILATANTPEGPKQVYWYQFKVPVRQPVEVVNGIQDFRSIRFMRLAVKGWAQPVTLRFARLEFIRGEWRKYQFSLEAPGEVPPGGDPDPTTFTVAAVNVEENGNRTPINYVLPPDINKEVDVSSANLRNLNEQSLQLKVCNLRDGDSRAAFRNVSFDIRSYKKLRMYIHAESSDPADLLEFGDASVFVRFGNDYDQNYYEYEVPLEPSEFYNRDPYSVWPEKNNMIIEFAKLNDLKIQRDQGGVARNIRYAGNDGDRRVFVKGNPNLSQMSTIMIGVRNPQKNGDEENPWRADDGLPQCMEVWVNELRLTDFDQSGGGAAIARVNAQLADLGSISVAGNYSTPFWGSIDKRVSERQRETKYGVDVSANLEMGKFLPESTGIKVPLYVGFSEQVSLPQFDPLNPDIEFNDATRTLTREERKERLKQSRTYTRRRSINLTNVRKERGQGKPEHFYDVENLNASYSYSDQEYFDVNTAYENTRTYRGSLGYVHNPKPRPIEPFKSFIGKSKWLKPIKEFNVNLGFKQVSLRTQVDRMYLERLVRPNPDIETLAPKPTYNKNFNWGSQYGFRYELTRALKVDFNANNLAFIGETPGRVNSKIKDEYALWKDSVLSSVGNFGEVTRYDHVISANYTLPLDKLPLTDWMTANTSYTAGYQWDRAPLTQDTLGATIQNSQNIAVNGQFNFVNLYNKFKFLKKINDKSRGRSGKTTRSSAAKPTDKDSIPDKEPIKIDPLEGLARILMVIRNGTVTYSQNSGILLPGYDRRTNAFGMDDFSAPGFGFIAGQQNHDLNGNVARDFATTAASRGWLVQTPSIFSPYTNTRTETINARLSLEPFRGFRIELSANRTIAENRSSFFRWNAQEQAYVNDSPREYGNYSVSMLTWRTAFSADNENFVNQVFQDVLNNRPIISARLGVNNVNSVLEPDSGFYSGYGSTNQDVVIPAFLAAYTGRSADNVKLNPFKQTPAPNWDITYDGLTKIPAIGRMFRTLTMKNSYRSNFSIANYQTNLLFVPGSAEVDAAGNFIPERQISVVTVQEVMRPLIGFDATLQNSLLLKFEYNRDRNLSLSLTNYQITEVRGKEYVVGTGYRFKNVKLPIKIGGNDPKSDVNLRVDLSLRDNFTVIRKMEERQNTVTAGQNILSIKCSIDYTLSQRLNIRAFYERVVNKPVISTSFPSANTNVGISLRFTLAE; encoded by the coding sequence TTGCGGAGAACCGCCAATAGGACGTTGGTATTAGTAGCAAAATTGCTACTGGTCCTGGTGCTGTATTGCTTCAGTTCAGAGGGGCATGCTCGCGATCTTTTCATGACCGTGATGGTCCTCCAAGTGGACTCCCCGGAAGTTGAGTTGCCGTGGCCGATATCGGACCCACTGGCACCGGGAGAACCTCCAGGTGGTGGTATCAATTTGGAGGATCCGGAGAACATTACGGAAGAAGTGGTCTACGATCCCATTACCGGACAATACGTTGTAAGGAGCATGGTCGGGGGCGGCGATGGTTTCAACTATAGACCACCAATGAGCATGTCATTGGAAGAGTACTTGAACTACGACATGGAACGCAGTATGGACAATTACTGGCTGGACCGCGTGGAACAGGATAGTGAAAGTGCTCAGAAATCCTTGTTGCCGAATATCAATATCAAGGGAAAGGCATTCGACAGGATCTTCGGTGGTAATACGATCTCCATAAAACCACGCGGATCTGCCGAGGTCATCTTCGGTCTCAACATCAGCAAGACAGAGAATCCTCGTATCCCTGTTAATCAGCGAAGGATAACCACGTTCAATTTCGATCAGCGTATCCAGCTCAACCTGGTGGGTAATATTGGAGATAAGCTCAAGATAAATACCAACTATAACACGCAGGCCACATTCGATTTCGAGAATCAGGTGAAGTTGGATTATACCGGTTATGAGGATGAGATCATCCAGAAGATCGAAGCGGGTAACGTTAGCTTGCCTTTGCAAGGCACATTGATCACCGGCAGCCAGAGTTTGTTCGGGTTGAAAGCGCAACTGCGGTTCGGTCGACTTACTGCCACAGGTATCTTCAGTCAGGAAAAAGGGCAACGGCGCAGTGTGCAAACACAAGGTGGAGCACAGACAACGAACTTCGATATCAAGGCCGATGAGTATGAAGGCAACAAGCACTATTTCCTGAGCCATTATTTCCGTGGGCAGTATGAACAGGCCATGCGGACCTTGCCTACTGTTAACAGTGGGGTGCAGATCACGCGGATAGAAGTCTGGGTGACCAATACACGGCAGGATTTTCAACAGAACAGGAATATCGTAGCGTTCACCGATCTGGGTGAAGATGCTACCCAAGCATCGATGGACAATGGTCGGTTCAGTGTTGATCTACCACCGGGTCTGGTCATGGATGGTCCTGGAATTGAAGCGAGCAACGCTCAGAACTCTCTTTACGCGACCGTGAGTGGCAATGCCGGTATCCGAAGTTTCGTGAATGCTTCTGCCGCATTACAGGGCTTAGGTCTTGTTGCTGCACGCCATTTCGAAAAAGTTGAAAGTGCCCGTTTGCTCATGCCATCGGAGTTCAACATGAACGAACGCCTTGGTTTCATTTCGTTGAACCAATCACTCAATAATGACGAAGTATTGGCGGTTGCTTATCAATACACCTTTCAAGGACAGACATTTCAGGTAGGTGAGTTCAGTACCGATGGCATTAGCCCACCGGAAGCCCTCATGTTGAGGTTGCTCAAAGCCACGATCACCAACCCGCGCATTCCGCTATGGGACCTGATGATGAAGAACGTTTATTCATTGGGCGCCTTCCAAGTGAACCGCGACAATTTCCGATTGGATCTCATTTACAACAACCCTACCACTGGTGTCGACATCAATTATATTCCACGTGCACCGTTGGATCAGATCCCGTTGCTACAAGCGGTAGGTATGGACCGGCTCGATCCGAACAACGCACCCAACCCGGACGGGTGGTTTGATTTTGTGGATGGCGCAGCTACAACAGGTGGAACGATCCAATCACAGAACGGTCGGATCTATTTCCCTGTGCTGGAACCATTCGGAAGTTATCTGGATAAGCAATTGATCGGTCCCGACCCCAACGCTCCTATTCAACCTTTAGAGATCAGGCAAACGATCGTATTCCAACCGTTGTATGACAGTACCAAGGTAGCGGCAGGAAACCTGCCGGCATTGAATCGCTTCAAACTGAAAGGCAGCTATCGATCGGCCAGTAGTGATGTGATCAGTTTGAACAGTGTGAACATTCCACAGGGTTCCGTTACGGTTACAGCAGGTGGTGTCCGTTTGGTGGAGAACCAGGACTATACCGTTGATTACAACTTGGGTCGCGTACGTATTCTGAACCAAGGTATTTTGGAAAGTGGCACGCCGGTCGATGTGGCATTGGAAAGCAACTCGTTGTTCAGCATACAGACCAAGACCTTGTTGGGTGCTCGTTTGGACTATAAGGTAAACAAGGACTTAACGATCGGCGGTACCGTTATGAACCTGTATGAGCGTCCATTGACACAGAAAGTGAACGTTGGTGATGAGCCGATCAGCAACACGGTCTTCGGGTTGGATGCGAATTGGAACACGAAGTCGCAGTTCATCACCACTTTAGTGGACAAGCTGCCGTTCTATGCCACGAAGGAAGAGAGCAGCATTTCAGCATCGGTGGAAGGGGCCTATCTATTACCCGGTCATAGCAAGGCGATCGGAGCATCGGGTACCAGTTATATCGATGACTTCGAAGGTAGCGTTAGCACCATTGACCTCAGAACACAAAGCCTATGGTTCCACAGCGCAATTCCACAAGGGCTGCCTGATGTTTTTCTGAACGGGGATCTCGTCGATGATCCATCAAGTGGATTCCGCAGGGCGCAGATCGCATGGTATGTGATCGATCCGTTGTTCTTCCGCAACAACAACCTTACACCGCCGAATATCAACTCCACTATACAAAGCGATAATAGAATGCGGCAGGTATTGGAGCAGGAGGTATTCCCCAACAGGCAATTGCCAGCGGGTACACCGGCGAACATACCGGTGTTGGACCTCAGTTATTATCCGGACGAACGTGGACCGTATAACTACACTACGAACTTGACCGCGGATGGAGAGTTGTTCCAGCCGGAGGAGAACTGGGCTGCCATTACCCGCCGGATAACCACCACCGATTTCGAGACGAGCAACATTGAGACGATCCAGTTCTGGGTAATGGACCCATTCTATAACGCCAGCAACAGTGCAGGAGAACCGGCCACGAACGTGAATTCGCAGAACAGTACCGGTGGTGACCTCTATATCGACCTGGGCAACTTGAGCGAAGATGTACTGAGGGATGGCCGTAAGTCGTTCGAGAATGGTCTTCCGAAGAACCTCACGGACCTTGCTCAGGAGACCGACGAGACCGCATGGGGAGTAGTTCCGACCACGCAAAGTGTAGTCAATGCGTTTGCGATCGTAGAGAGCAACAGCAATAAATACCAGGACGTCGGATTGGATGGGCTTGCAAGCACTCAATTGGATCTGGCAGGACGCAGCGAGAGTACATTCTTCTCGAGTTACATCAACTCAATAGGTACGGTGGTTACCAATACAGGCGCACGGAACCAGATCCAGAACGACCCTTCCAATGACGACTATCGGTTCTTCAGAGGAAACGACTACGACAATAGTGGCGCAGATATTTTGCAACGCTATAAGCGGTTCAATGCACCGGAAGGGAACTCGGTAACGGATGAGGATTCTCCGGAGGATTACCCAACGCAACAGACCACGCTACCTTCTACGGAAGACATCAACCAAGATCAGAACCTAACGGAGAGCGAGAGTTACTTTCACTACAAGGTGAGCATGCGTCCACAGGATATGGTGGTCGGTCAGAATTTCATTACCGACCGGATCCTGGCAACAGCGAACACTCCCGAAGGACCTAAACAAGTGTATTGGTACCAGTTCAAGGTTCCGGTGCGGCAGCCTGTGGAAGTTGTGAATGGCATTCAGGATTTCCGGAGCATTCGCTTCATGCGTTTAGCGGTCAAGGGATGGGCACAGCCTGTGACATTGCGTTTCGCCCGGTTGGAATTCATTCGTGGGGAATGGCGCAAATATCAATTCAGTTTGGAAGCACCCGGTGAGGTCCCACCTGGAGGTGATCCTGATCCAACGACGTTTACAGTTGCTGCTGTTAACGTGGAAGAGAACGGTAACCGCACACCGATCAACTATGTATTGCCTCCGGATATCAATAAGGAAGTGGATGTAAGCAGCGCCAACTTGCGGAACTTGAATGAGCAATCGCTTCAGTTGAAAGTATGTAACCTGCGCGATGGTGATTCGCGTGCTGCTTTCCGCAATGTCTCGTTCGATATCCGCAGTTACAAGAAACTACGGATGTATATCCATGCTGAGTCCAGTGATCCCGCTGATCTTTTGGAGTTCGGTGATGCGAGTGTCTTTGTTCGCTTCGGCAACGATTATGACCAGAATTATTATGAGTACGAGGTCCCGTTGGAGCCGTCTGAATTCTACAACAGGGATCCATACAGTGTATGGCCGGAGAAGAACAACATGATCATCGAATTCGCCAAATTGAACGACCTTAAGATCCAACGCGATCAAGGTGGTGTGGCGCGGAATATCCGCTATGCTGGAAACGATGGTGACCGGAGGGTCTTTGTAAAGGGAAACCCGAATCTGAGCCAGATGAGCACGATCATGATCGGTGTTCGCAATCCACAAAAGAACGGTGATGAGGAGAATCCTTGGCGCGCGGATGATGGATTACCGCAGTGCATGGAAGTGTGGGTGAATGAATTGCGATTGACCGATTTCGATCAAAGCGGAGGCGGAGCAGCAATTGCGCGCGTGAATGCACAGTTGGCGGATCTTGGTTCGATCAGCGTTGCGGGTAACTACAGCACACCGTTCTGGGGCAGCATTGATAAGCGGGTCAGTGAGCGTCAGCGCGAGACGAAGTATGGCGTAGATGTTTCCGCCAATTTGGAGATGGGAAAATTCCTTCCTGAATCCACAGGGATCAAAGTGCCGCTCTATGTTGGGTTCTCTGAACAGGTCAGTCTGCCACAGTTCGATCCGCTTAATCCTGATATTGAGTTCAATGATGCCACGCGCACACTCACGCGTGAAGAACGAAAGGAACGGTTGAAGCAATCACGGACCTATACGCGACGGCGAAGCATCAACCTAACGAACGTACGCAAGGAACGTGGCCAAGGGAAGCCGGAACACTTCTACGATGTGGAGAACCTGAACGCGAGCTATTCCTATTCGGATCAAGAATACTTCGACGTTAATACGGCCTACGAGAATACGCGGACCTATCGCGGCTCCTTGGGTTATGTTCACAATCCGAAGCCACGTCCGATAGAACCGTTCAAGTCGTTCATAGGGAAAAGCAAATGGCTGAAGCCGATCAAAGAGTTCAATGTCAACCTAGGATTCAAGCAGGTCTCTTTACGTACACAGGTCGATCGCATGTATTTGGAACGGTTGGTGAGGCCGAATCCGGACATTGAGACGTTGGCACCAAAACCGACGTACAACAAGAACTTCAATTGGGGAAGTCAGTATGGTTTCAGGTATGAATTGACACGAGCGCTCAAGGTCGATTTCAATGCGAACAACCTTGCCTTCATCGGTGAAACACCAGGGCGCGTGAACAGTAAGATAAAGGACGAATACGCGCTATGGAAGGACAGTGTGTTGAGTAGCGTAGGCAATTTCGGAGAGGTAACGCGCTACGATCATGTCATCAGTGCCAACTACACCTTACCATTGGACAAACTACCGTTGACCGATTGGATGACCGCCAACACTTCATACACCGCAGGGTACCAATGGGACAGAGCGCCATTGACACAGGATACACTTGGCGCAACGATCCAGAACTCACAGAACATCGCCGTGAACGGACAATTCAATTTCGTGAACCTCTACAATAAGTTCAAGTTCCTGAAGAAGATCAACGATAAAAGTCGAGGTAGAAGCGGAAAGACAACACGGTCTTCAGCTGCGAAACCCACGGACAAGGATTCCATACCGGATAAGGAGCCGATCAAGATCGATCCCCTTGAAGGATTGGCGCGGATACTGATGGTCATCCGGAACGGAACAGTTACGTACAGTCAGAATTCGGGTATACTTCTTCCAGGTTATGATCGACGGACCAACGCCTTCGGAATGGATGACTTCAGTGCGCCTGGGTTCGGGTTCATTGCAGGGCAACAGAACCATGATCTGAACGGTAATGTTGCACGGGATTTCGCGACAACGGCAGCTAGTAGAGGGTGGCTTGTACAAACGCCTTCGATCTTCAGTCCATATACGAACACACGTACCGAGACCATCAACGCAAGACTCTCATTGGAACCCTTCCGTGGTTTCCGTATTGAACTCAGTGCGAACCGTACGATCGCCGAGAATAGATCCTCATTCTTCCGCTGGAATGCACAGGAGCAGGCCTATGTGAATGACAGCCCGCGGGAGTACGGAAATTACAGCGTGAGTATGCTTACGTGGCGCACGGCATTTTCTGCGGACAATGAGAATTTCGTCAATCAAGTATTCCAGGACGTATTGAACAATAGGCCGATCATCAGTGCCCGTTTGGGTGTGAATAATGTCAATTCGGTATTGGAGCCGGACAGTGGATTCTATTCGGGTTATGGATCGACCAACCAGGATGTGGTCATTCCCGCTTTCCTTGCAGCATATACGGGACGTAGTGCGGACAATGTGAAGTTGAATCCATTCAAGCAAACACCTGCACCGAATTGGGACATCACTTATGATGGATTGACGAAGATCCCTGCGATCGGAAGAATGTTCCGCACATTGACAATGAAGAACAGTTACCGCAGCAACTTCAGCATAGCGAACTACCAGACCAACCTCTTGTTCGTACCTGGTAGCGCAGAGGTTGATGCTGCCGGAAATTTCATACCGGAGCGGCAGATCTCGGTGGTCACGGTGCAAGAGGTCATGCGTCCGTTGATCGGATTCGACGCCACATTGCAGAACAGCTTGCTATTGAAATTCGAATACAATCGCGATCGCAACCTCAGTTTGAGCTTGACCAATTATCAGATCACCGAGGTTCGCGGTAAGGAATATGTGGTCGGAACCGGATATCGGTTCAAGAACGTGAAGCTTCCGATCAAGATCGGTGGTAATGACCCCAAGAGTGATGTGAACTTACGTGTGGATCTGAGCTTACGCGATAACTTTACGGTGATCCGGAAAATGGAGGAACGGCAGAATACCGTCACCGCCGGGCAGAACATCCTAAGCATTAAATGCTCCATAGATTACACCTTGAGCCAGCGGTTGAATATTAGAGCATTCTACGAGCGTGTAGTGAACAAACCCGTGATCTCAACCTCTTTCCCATCAGCCAATACGAACGTGGGTATCAGTCTACGCTTTACTTTGGCGGAGTAA
- a CDS encoding T9SS type A sorting domain-containing protein — MKQLFTLSLLVFFTAQMNAQVTLIDGSGAIVNNEVVVYLGSVDPSVIDSVSVFEVDIEVHVAGEDKTLNVRRYELNVQMGTENYFCWGVCYNARYAGVSPVWESLPQHAVTVLADSSASNFHAYHKPRNIVGVNVYRYVWFDVNNPTDSVWCDIEFRSGIVGINEETEVVRSMQVFPNPSLGSDVAFKIELNGSVTNTSLVIYNMVGERLKTIRINGAQGRYVLPTTDLSSGIYFATLERNGTSLRSQRFVVTH, encoded by the coding sequence ATGAAACAACTCTTTACGCTTTCCTTACTCGTTTTCTTCACCGCACAAATGAACGCGCAGGTGACTTTGATCGATGGATCCGGAGCAATTGTAAATAATGAAGTTGTGGTCTACTTAGGTTCCGTGGATCCTTCTGTCATAGATTCGGTCTCGGTGTTCGAAGTGGATATTGAAGTACACGTAGCGGGTGAGGACAAGACATTGAATGTTCGGCGTTACGAGTTGAATGTACAGATGGGAACGGAGAATTATTTCTGTTGGGGAGTGTGTTACAATGCACGATACGCTGGTGTTAGTCCGGTGTGGGAGTCACTTCCACAACATGCAGTTACCGTTCTGGCGGATTCTAGTGCCAGCAATTTCCATGCGTATCACAAACCCCGTAACATTGTTGGAGTCAATGTGTATCGTTACGTCTGGTTCGATGTGAACAACCCTACGGATAGTGTTTGGTGCGATATTGAGTTCCGGTCCGGAATTGTTGGAATAAATGAAGAAACAGAGGTGGTTCGAAGCATGCAGGTTTTTCCGAACCCATCTTTGGGCAGCGATGTTGCATTCAAGATCGAGCTTAATGGTTCGGTAACGAACACTTCACTTGTTATCTACAACATGGTTGGTGAGCGTCTGAAGACAATACGGATCAATGGAGCCCAAGGAAGGTATGTTCTACCGACCACGGACCTTTCTTCCGGGATCTACTTTGCTACCTTGGAGCGCAATGGAACCTCGCTTCGCAGTCAGCGGTTCGTGGTAACTCACTGA